CGCACGCTGAGAAACGTGGTGGAGGAGATGGCGATCGCCTCCGGCCTGCCGCCGCCGGAGATCTATCTGCTCGGCGGCGAGGAGGGGATCAACGCCTTCGCGGCGGGACACTCGCCGGCGGACGCGGCGGTCACGCTCACGCGCGGCGCCCTCCGGCGTCTCAGCCGGGACGAGCTGCAGGGAGTGGTCGCCCACGAGTTCAGCCACATCCTGAACGGCGACATGCGGATGAACCTGCGGATCGCCGGCGTCCTCCACGGCATCCTCGCCATCGGCGCCGTCGGCCGCGGCCTGATCCAGGTCTTTCCGGGTCGACACTCGGGCGGACGGAACAAAGGGGGCGTCCCGCTCGTCGCCGTCGGCGGATTGGTGCTGATCCTCGTCGGCTCCATAGGAACGATCCTCGGCCGGATGATCCAGGCGGCGATCTGCCGGCAGAGGGAGTTCCTCGCCGACTCGTCGGCGGTGCAGTTCACGCGGAACCCGGAGGGGATCGCCGGCGCGCTCAAAAAGATCGGCGGCTGGAAGGCGGGCTCCCGAATCGAGAACCCGAAGGCGGAGCACGCCGCGCGCCTCCTCTTCGGCGAGGGGCGGCGCGTTCTCTTCTTCGGGAATCTCTTCGCGACCCACCCGCCGCTCGTGGAAAGAATTCAGAGGATCGACCCGCGCTTCGAGGGACGCTTCCCGCGGGTCCTCGATGGGCAGGCGGAGGAAGCGCTCGCGTCCTATCCCGGGCTGGAGGAGGTGGTTCGCTCCTTCCGCGAGAGCCCGACCGTGGGCGTGGAGCCGTCATCGGTGATCGGCACGATCGGAAAACCGACGGCGGAGCACATCGCCCTCGGCGCGGCGCTCCTCGACAGGATCCCCGAGCCGGTCCGCGAGGCGGTGCGCGCCCCCGAGGGAGCGCTCCGGGTGATCGTCGCGCTCCTTCTCTCTCCGGATGAGGGGGCGCGGCGCCGGCAGCTCGCCGAGCTGGGGCCGCTCCTCGGCGAGGGGGGCGCCGCCGAGACGGATCGCCTCGCCGCCCGGCTTCGCGAACTCGATCCGCGCTCCCGCCTTCCCCTGGCGGACATCGCCCTCCCGGCGCTCCGCGATCTCCCCCTGGAAAAACTGAGCCGCGCGGTCGGTTGCGTGGACGCGCTCATCGCGGCGGACGAGGAGACCACGGTCTTCGAGTTCTGCCTGCGGAAGCTTCTCGAGCGGCGGTTGCGCGGCGCGGCGCGCGAGACGCGGGCCGGACGGGGCGAGCGTTCCATCGACCCGCTTCTCAAGGAGGCGGCGGTTCTTCTCGGCGCCCTTGCGTCGAGCGGTTACCCGGGCGATCCGGAGGGGGCGAAAGCCGCCTTTCGGGCGGGGTCGGAGAAACTCGTCGACCCGCGGCGGACTTCGCTCCCCTTCTCGCCGGACCGTCCGACGGACCTCGCCGAACTCGGCCGCGCGTTGGACCGCCTCGCCGGCGCCTCTTTCCCGGTGAAGGAGAAGCTGATCGAAGCGGCGGCGCACACCGCCTTCGCCGACCACCGCGTCAACCTCCTCGAAGCGGAACTCCTCCGCGTCGTCTCCGTCATGCTGGACGCCCCCCTTCCCCCCTTCCTCCCGGAGCCGACGGCGGACTAGCCGGCGCGCGGGAATATCTTCGGTACCAAACACCTCTTCACTCACTTCGTTCGTGAAAAGAAAATCCGGTACCGGCGGGGCATCGAACATCACGAAACGCTTTCCCCTCGCCTCACCTCCCTCTCGGGGCCGTCTCGACTCGCCGGGCACCCACCGGAGCACGCCTCCGTCGAGGTTAGAAAAAGGGCCATCGATCTTGTCGGGGCGGGCGAAGGTGGGTCGGCGAGCGAGAAGAGGGAGGATGCGGAAGCATCCGGACCGTGCCCCGAAGGGAGGCGGGGCGGGGGAAAAGCTCGGAACGCGCCCTACCGCTGGACCACGAATTGGGCGGTTTTCCGGTCCGCCGAGCCGCTCCCCTTGTCCGTCACGTCCACGATCAACGTGTAACGGTCCGGCGGGAGCGAGTTCGTGTCCAGGGAGATGTGGCGGCTCACCGTCCGATCGTCGGCGAACGACTCGAAAGTCTGGCTCACCCCCTGCTCCAGCATCCCTTCGTCGCTCCCCTGCAGAAGGCTGGAGAAACGCCGAACCGCGCTGCCGTAGAGCGTGTAGGTGATCTCATAGACCCCCCGCCCACCCGGCCCGAGCGTCAGGTTGTAGAGCTCGAAGTAGACGTTCACGTCCTCGCCGGGCGCGTAGACGCGGATCGGGCGGGGCACGATCCGGAAGCCGCGGCGGAGAAACGCCCCCTCACCCCGCTCGTCCCGGGTGACCGCGGCGGCGAAAACCAGGTCGCTGAGCCGCGCCTCTCCTCCGCCGAAATCGGGCGCCGTCACTTCCGTTTTGAGGATGCCGTGGTTCTTGGAGCGAAGATCGATCACCCGGAGCGCCAGGTGATAGACGCCGGGATCGACGGTGAAAGAATCGCTGGTCACGACCCATCCGCCCCCTCCCTCGATCGGATCGAAACGGTGCACCAGGTTCTCCACCCTGCGATCCACCAATCGGTAGTCCGCGTCGGAAATCGACGCCCGCCGCTGAATCCGCGCCGCCTCCCGACCCTCCTCCACCTCGCGGTCGAACTTGTCCAGAGGGATCAGGAAGCCGATCAGCAGGTCCGTTCTTTCGCCGGAACCGGCCAGAAAGTTCAAATCAAAAAGAAAGCGGAACTCCTCCGCTCCGCCGTAGTCGTAATCGTTGATCTCGGGGAGCGACTCGAAGTTGCGCTTGCCGTCGTCGGTCATCCGCTGCGCCAGGACCGGATCGACGTCGATATCGTTCACCTCGAGAAAACGATTGAAGCTCTCCTCGAACTCGAGCTGCTCGTCCACGGACCAGCCCGTGTCCTCCCGTAGATACTGGTCGCGGGAGGCGATGCTGGAGACATTGGTCGAAAGCCCCTCGATGAAGTTGCCGTTCAGCCAGCGGTCCTCGAACCAGAGGATCATGTCGTCGTAGAGCCAGAACTCGCGGGGAGGGCGCATCCCCTCGTGCACCACCACCTCGCCCGGCATGCTCTCCCGGTTCTTCGGCTGGCCGAAACGGATCCAGGCGCGGACGCGATCGTCGAACACGAACTCGCCATTCTTGTCATGAAACTGGAGGATGGCGCCGCGGACCCGCTTCTCGTGCTCTTCGAGGCGTTGGTTCTCGTCCGTCGTCGGCGTCGGGTCCCTCTCCGCCCAGAACCGAACCCGCCAAGCCTCCCTCTGTTCCGCCGGGAGGTTTTCATACTCCAGGCGCTGCCCCTCGCTCAGGATGACCGAGAAGAAACGGTCCTCCGACGGGTCGGGCCGTGTTTTCTCACCGGCGATCGCGCGGGAAGTCCCGGCGGCGAGGGCGGTGAGAAGAACGAGAATCACGAGAAGCGCGCGGCGCATGACAGGTCCTCCTGGAGGGCAAGCACCCTCATGGAGTAATACCCCCGAAGCCCGGAGAGGATCGTCGCCGGAACGGGGCTGCGGTTTGCTCAGGGCACCTCGACCCGGAAGGGGGCTTCGATTGCGGCGCTCCCGCCGGTCGTCTCGTCGTCGACCCTCACGAAGAGCGTGTACCGCCCCGCCGGAAGCGAAGAGAGATCCAGCGAGACCCGCCTCTCGGCGACGGTTTCCCGGCTCATCACGCGGGAGCGTTTCTCTTCGCCGCTCCGGAGCTTCCCCCCCTCGTCTCCGCCGAGCTTGCACGAGTATTCGCCGCCCGGTTCCCCTTCCAACCGGTAGACGATCTTGAAATGGCACCGTTCGTCCCTGCCGATCCCCAGGTTGTAGATCTCGAAGTACACGTAAGCCTTCTCGTCCGCGCGGAAGACACCGCCCGGGCGCGGCTCGATCCGGTTTCCTCGCCGAAGGATCGTCCCGTCCCCGCCGGAGAGGCGGCGGATCGCCGTCGCGAGGATCGGACCGCCGATGCGGACCTCCTCGCCGGAGAAATCGGGGACATCGAAGGAGACCGTGCGGGACGACGCGTTGCCGGAGAGCCGGTCGGCGAGGCGCACCGCCACGCGGCAGGGGCCGGGCGGAACGACGAGAGAGTCGGCGACGAGAAAACCGGCGCGCCCATCCAGGGCCGGGTCGCGGAGAACGCGGGTCTCCTCCTTCGAGGCGCTCAGATGATAGCCCTCGTCCCAGGCGGCGAGTCGCATTTCGATCCGGGCGTGTCTATGCTCCCCCCGCCCCTCCAAGGAGAGCGCCCCTTCGGGCACGAAGAGAGAGACGAGAAGGTCGCCGCCTCCTACGCCCGCCGCCGCTCGCGGCTCGACGATGAACTCGATCCCGTCCCCCTCCTTCGGATCGAATTCGTATCGCACCGGCGCGTTCCGCCACCGTTCGGCGCCGCGCGCGGCGTCCGCCCCCCCCCGGTCCCGATCGATCTCGAGACGGTCGAAGGCGCGCTCCAACCTCTCGCGGGAATCCGGGACCGCTCCCGTCCGGGGCGAGACGAGCGCCGGCTCGTCCCCGTCGCCGCCCGGAACGAGCAACTGAACATACGCGCCGCTCTCGTCGACATCCTCGAACCAGAGAAGCATGTCGCCGTAGCGCCAGATCTCCCGGCGCGCGCCGTCCCGGTCCGGGAAGTCGTCTTTTCGATCGGGAAAATCGAAACGGATCGCCGCGCGCGCCCGGTCGTCCCAGACGAAACGGTCTTCGTCGTCCCGAAAATCACCGATCGCCCGCACCACGCGCCGCTGGTGCTCCAGTTCCAACTCGTTCATCTCCGTGGTGGGGGTCGGATCCCGTTCGGCCCAAAAGACGCGCCGCCACTCGTCGCGGCGGTTTCCGTCGAGGCGCAGATAATCGCCCCGCTCCTCCTCGCTCAAGATGACGGAGAAGAAACGCTCCTCCCACGGATCCGGATCATTGACGACGCCCCCGGCGCGAAGAGACGCGGCCGAGAGGAGAAGGACGGCGACGGCGGGGGCGAGACGGATGGCGGCTCCCTTCACGGTGACCTCCCGGGCTCGGTTGGTGATTGCGCGACCACCCCCTTACTATACTCTCGTTCCCGAACGGCTCAAGCGCCGCCGCGCCGCTTCCGCGAGATGCCGGCCCGGGAAAAAAGCGCGGGACGGGTCGAATCGAAGATCCGGCCCGCCCCGGGAGGGTGATCCGGTCCCGCGTGACGCCGGCAAGCTTCGCCAGGGCCACTCTTCCTCGACGAAACTTCACAACCGGCGTCCGGCGCGAACGCCCGCGGGATCCGAATCCCGTCCGCCTCGCTCTCTCCTTCCACGGCCGCGCGGCGCCGTCCCGACCTCGAGAGACGGTAGGGCGCGAGCCGGCCGGCGACCGCTTCCGGAGCCCTCCGGGTCGTCCCTCCATCCCCGCTGTCTCCCACAACCACGCGGCGATGGTCCCGAAAGGAGGTCCGGCGAACGAACGGTTGTTGCGCCGTCCCCTCCTCCAAAGAAGAGAATGACGGAGAGACGTCACCGGAACGTCTCGCGGAGAGCATGCGGCGATGAGGGGGCGTGTCGCCTGAGGAGGAGCGGCAGAAAGCCTCCGGAAGACCTCCGGATGGGTGGCGGAGCCCCCTTGGATTCGGCCGGATCCGCGCAAAAAAAGCGCATAAAAAAAGGCGCCGACGAATGGCCGGCGCCTCTCGCAACTCATTGTTCAACTAGAAGTTGGAAATCAGCTTCATCTCCACGCCCTGGAACTCCGGCTCCTTGCGGCAGACGCCGCCGACGCAGATGTATCCCTCGCGCCTCTTCCCCGCCATCACGGAGAAGCGATGGTTCATCGAGAGAGTCCAATCCACCTGGGCGTAGAAATAGTCGTCCCTCCGGAGTTCCGCCCCGTCCGCGACGGGGTCGAGGAACTGGGCGTGCTCGCCGACGACGGAGAAGGCGAACTCCATGTTGGGGTGGTACTCCAGGAGGGCGAAGTGATCTCGAGTGATCCCGCTCCGCGTATCCGACTCCTGGAACTGGTACTCGCCGCGCAGGCTCCACTCGCCGCCGGGAAAATACTCCACCTCCAGCGCCGGCGTCCGGTATTCGTCGGCCTCTCCCCCGCCGGCCTCCTGTTCGATGTGATCGTAGGCGAGCGCCACGATCCACTGTTCCCCGATCTCCTGCCGCCACTCGCCGTACCACTCGTGGAAGAGCGGCCCGCCGCTCAGGTCGTCCGTCTCCGCGCGGTTCAGGGTGAGGGTGGTGCTCCAGACGGGCGTATAGATCGCCTCGATCTGAAAACCTTCTTCGTCGTCCGCGTTCATCTCGTGCGGATGGCGGGTCATGAGGGTGTAGGCGGTCTCCCGAACCAGCGCCGGCGGGTTGTTGTAGTCCGTGCCGGACGATCCTTGAGGTTGAAAGCGGAACCGCTCGTAGCGCTTGTACTCGCCGGTGAGTGCCAATCCATCGAGGGGGTAGACGCTCGCCGCCGCGTAGTGCCCCGTCCCGCGGACGTCGTCGTAGTCCAGGGCGCGAATCCGGCTGTCCAGGGGAGAGACGTAGAGTCGATTGATCCGCCCCCCCTCGTAGTAAAGGTCCCCGAGCCGGTGGGTATAGCCGGCCCGGCCGCTGTAAGCCTCGGCGTGAGCCGGCTCGGGCGGCGGCACGTACTCGTTCACGTTCGGGTTGCGCGACGACTGGAGGAGGTAGCTCCCGCCGGCGGTGAATCCGGCCGGGAGGTCGGCCTCCAGATCGACGCCCCGGAGCACGTCGCTCCTCTCGTCCGTCTCCACCTCGCGCATGCGGCCGCTGAACGCCTTCGCCGCCAGGGGTCCGACGTTCCCGTGGAGCCAGATCCCGTCCATGTCGTTGTCGATGCGGACGTTGCGGTCCTCGTAGGAGCGAAAGAGAAGGCCCCGCCCGAAGATGCCGTAGAAGGTCCCCGCCCGGACGCCGCCGCGGCCGAAATCGATTTCGGCGAAACGGTGGACGAATCCCTCCCGCACCGAATCCGCCGCCAGCTCGTGGGGCTGGAACGCCTCGTAACGGAAGCCGATGCGGACCATGTCGAACCGGAGGTCCAGCTCGAGCCAGTCCTCGAAAATCTCTTTTGGAATCAAGGAATCACGCTCGGCGTCGCTGTTCACCGAGTATTCGACCTGGTTCATTCCGTGAACGATCACCGGCTCCGGATCGGACGCGGCGACGATCGAACCGTGGGCGAGCAGAATCAGAAGAGGAAAGACGATCCTCCGCACGGCACTCCTCCGCTGGTCAGGATTGATCGGTTTCGTCCGCCCCGGATTCTTCTCCGGCGCCGGCGTCCAGGAGTTTTTCGATCTCCTCGGCGAGCCGCCGCTCGTTTCCGGGCGCGTAACCGAGATGTGAATAGGCGATGGTTCCGTCGGCGTCCACGAGGAACACCTGGGGAATGCTCTTGAAATGATAGAGGCGCATCATCTCGCTGTTCGCGTCGAGAAGAACTTCGAAGGAGTAACCCTTGCTCTTCACGTAGGAACGAACCTTGGCGGAGGAGCGAGGGGAGTCGACGTTTACGGTGAGCACCGTGAGCCCGCGGTCCGCGTATTTCTTGTGCAGCTCCTCCGTTCCCGGAAGCGCGCGGAGACAGGGCTTACACCAGGTGGCCCAGAAGTCGATCAACACCGGCCCGCCGGCCAGCTTTTGCGAGAGGGCGACCTCTTCGCCGGAGAGATTCTTCAGCTTGAAGTCCGGTGCGGCGCCCCCGAGGGAGATCCCGGCCGGCTGGGGCGTCCCCGCGGCCGCGGTGACGGCGCAGACGGCGAGCAGGGCGCAGTAAACCAAGGAAGCGTGCATGGGAACGCGTCTCATGAATGAAAGACTCCTTCCGCGGAGGGACGGGGGGTGATTTTTATCGGATTGTACCTTTTCCCCGGCTCGGATTGCGCGAGAATTCCCCGGCGCGGCATCGGCCCGCGACGGGACTTCGCGAGCGATCCGGGCTAACGGATCAGCGTGATCTTACGGGTCTCCGACGCCTTGCCGGCGGTCAGCCGGGCGAAGTAGACGCCGCTCGCCGCGGGAGCGCCCGAATCGTCGTTCCCGTCCCAAACCACCGTCGCGGGCCCGGCCGGCACGGACCGGTCGAGGAGGGTGCGCACCACCCGCCCCGCGGCGTCGTGGATCCTGACGAGCGCCCGCCCCTCGCGCTCCACCGAGAAGGCGAGGGTCGTGGCCGGGTTGAAGGGGTTCGGCCGGTTCTCGAAAAGCGCGGTGCGCGCCGGCGCGCCGGGATCGCCGGATTCCACGTCCACCGTGGCGGACCAGTAGTTGAAGACGCGCTGCATGATGGTCTGCCGGGTGGTGAGCGATGAAATTCCTTCCAGGCCGAAGGAAAGATAGACGCCGCGTTTCGTGCCGTCGTTCCAATGCACGCCGCCGTCGAGCGAGGCGCCGTCATAGGTGAAGCAGGCGTTCCCGATTCCCGCGGGTGAGATCCCGTCGGGGCTGCTCTGGTTGCCCGCCCCGCCGGCGATGGAGAAGGAAAGGTCTTGGCCGATCGGGTCGGTGCCGTCGCCGGTCACGTCCGTCGTTCCGGCGTCGTCCGCCTCATAGGAGGCGCGCAGCACGTCCTCTAAAAAGTCGCAGGCCGATGTGGAATAGTTCGGGCTGGAAGGATCGCAAAGGTCGTACGCGATGTCCTGCCCGCAGAGGAACAGCTTGCGGTTCACGGTGCCGAAGTAGGTGCTCAGGATGGTGCGGTCCGTCGAATTCAGAGTCGGGGATTCGCCGCCGGTGAACCAGATCACCTTGCGGATCGCGCCGAGCACCGCCGCGGTGGGCGCCTCGACGGAGCGAATCCAGCGCCCATAGGTGGTCCCCGCCGGGAGCGCGTCGATGTAGTAGCTCTCCGTCGCCTGCGCGCCGTCGTCGTCGATGAGAAGCACGTTCACGCCGTTGGTGATCGCCGCGAGGGTCTCGGCCGCCGCTTCGGCGGGGACGCCGAGCGGCTCGACGCGCAGGGCGACCACCGCGCCTCCCTGATCGATGAAGGCGTTGAAATAGATCCCCACCTCCGTAACCTCGCTGGGGTCCAGCGAGAGCGTGTCTGCCATCACGTTCGGCGCAAGGCAGTCGCCGTCGACGCAGAGCGGCGCCGACCACATGAAGGAGGGAAGCTCCTCCGTCTTCTCGACGTAGAACAGCTGGACGGTCGCTTCATTGTTCGTCAGATAGCACTTCGCCTGAAACGTGTTGTTCAGGGCGCCCCACTTTATATTGTCGGAACAGGTGAAATCGAAGTCCACGGCCTGGGCGAGAACGGGCACCAGGGCCGCGAGCAGGATCAGGGCTGCGCGCTTCATGATTTACCTCTACCCTCCTGGGGGGGAGCGGTGGGTGTCTTAACGAGTGTGAACGGTCTGATACACCTTGCGGGTCGAATGGGACTCCACGCAGGCGACCGCTTGCAAATTCTCCCCCTCCCAAGCCTCGGAGATGAAGACGGCGTAACGGAAGTCTCGGGACTCTCCCACCGTCAGGACGAGCGCCTCCCCATCCGCTCCGGGGAGGAACCAACGGACCACGTCGTCGAAGTGATCGACCCCGTTCATCGCGTTAAAATCGATGTCCGTCTCGATCACCATCACGACCAACGCTTCGTCTCCTTCGACGGTTTCGGCCAGTTTCTCCACCGTCCCCGTCACCACGAACGAATCACCGTCCACCGCGGCGACCAGATCGCGCAGGTCGAACGAAGGCTCCACCTGCAACGCTTCCTCCACCGCGGCGAGCATCGTCTCGTACAGATTGTCCGGATTCCCCAATGCGGCGCCGTCCACCCACGAATAGGGGAGGCTCCGGACGCCGAACAGCCCGAGCCGCTCCGTGAGCTGCGCCGGGTTCGCCAAGAAAAAGGGATCCTGATAGGGGATGGGCCAGTTCATATGGTCCGACACCGTGATCACCTTCTCGTATCCTAATTCTTCCACCAACGCTCCGATCGCCGCGTGCGCGGCCGGACAGCCCGTGCAGCTGGCGCTGGTGAAATGCTCGATCAAGACGATCCTCTGCACGTCCGGCTCGTCGACCGGTTCCTGAAGCGTGAAGGACGCCGTGGCCGTCGACTCGCCGCCCACCATCACGATCAGCGACTCCGGATCGGCGACGTATCCGTCCAGCCGCACCCGGACCACGAACTCCCCCGCGGGAATCTTGTCGATGACGGCCGGCGTCTTCATGCCGGTGCGCACGCCGTTGACGGTGACCGCCGCGCCGGTCGGAGAAGACGCGACCCGCAGATCGCCGGTTTCTCCTTGGGGACCCGCCGAGTCATCGCATGCGAGCGCCGCCGCGAGAAGCAGCGGAACAAAAGGAGCTATGGTGCGCAAAGAGGCGGATTTCCCCTTCCGGGAGGACATGCGTATATCCCTCTCTCGCGATCGGCGTTTGCATACTTGATCGAGATTAAGATCATAGCAGTTTTTTCCCCCGTTGTCAACGGAAGATCTTTTTAACCCATTGTATTGCAAACAATTGAAAAAATAGACGAAAGCGGGTTCCCTCGGACATTTCCCCTATTTTTCCGCGGTCGGCCGGACCGGTACGACACTCCGGTCGGGAAAGAGAGATAGGTCGTCCTATTTTACGTAACCGAGGGCTTTTAGCCGCTCCATCTCCGCCTGGGACGCGGAGGCGGCGGCCGCCTCGTCGACGGCCACGGTCCTCTCCCATCCCCGGAAGATCCGGTCCCATGAGGGGATCCTCTCGAGTGGGGGGCGGCGCTCGGCGGAAAACAGCTCCGTGAGAACCCGGCCCGGCATGTCCTCGCCGGCGGGGAGGCCGAGAAGGTCGAGCACGGTGGGGGTCACGTCATAAACCGAGGCGCCCCGAATCGTCTCTCCCGTCCGGATGCCGGCGCCGCGCGCCATGAACACCCCCGGCGGAGGCGGGTCGAAGGAGTGGGATCCGGACCAGGGGAGCCGCCCCGATGGGCGGTGGCCGTGATCGGAAGCGATGAGCAGCACCGCGTCGTCGCCGATCCGGTTCAGCACTTCGCCGACGAGCGAATCGGTGAAGACGTAGTAGTCGGGGATCAACTCGGCGTAACGCCCGATCGCCTCCTGGTCGATCGTGTATCCGGGGAAGCTGTCCGGCTCCATGTAATGCCAGAAGAAATGCTCCGTGTCGTCGATCCCGCGGATGTAAAGGCCGAAGAGGGTCGGGCCGTAGCGCTCCCAAAGGTAGAGTCCCTGGGCGTGGCGGGAACAGTCGTCCAGATAGGGGAGGAGGAATCCGCCGAGACGGAACGCCTCCGATTCGCGCGGCGCGGTGGCGCCGAAGGGGGGACGCGTCCAGCCGTCCAGAGAGCGAAACGCCTCCAGCGCGCGCGCCGCCCCCTCTTCATCGCACGATCCCGAGCACCAGAAGCGTTTCAGGTCCGGCGCGCCGACCGTCTCGGGGAGGCGGAAACGGGCGATCAGATCCTCCCTCGCCTCGGGCGGGTACAGGTCGCCGCTCGCTTCGCGCAGATAATCCCAACCGCTCTTCTTGTAGAGGCCCAGATCGAAGAGGAAGCGGCTCGACAACTGAAAAGACTCGACGGGGACCACGGGGTAGCTCGCCCACCAGCTGACGAAACCGCACGGGAGCGACGTCTCGCCGCAGATGTCCCAGAGGGTGTTGACGCGGCGCTCGCGCGCGGAGATCGGCCTTTGCGGGAAGAGGCGCGCGAGATGCTCGATGCCGGACCAGGCGGGGAAGCTGATGCTTCGCACGGGAAGGAACGGGGCGTCCCAAACGGTGAAATGGTTGATTCCGTGGCGCATCGGCTCCTTCCCCGTAACGAGCGTGGTCCAGATGAGCGGCGAGTTGGTCGGGACCAGCGTCTCCAGCTTCCCCGTCGTCCCCTCGCGGATGATCCTCTCGAAGTTGGGGAGGCGGCCCGCCTCGAGGAGCGGATTCATGATCCGCCACTCCATCCCGTCGATGCCCAGAAAGACCACGGGGCGCGGATCGATCGGGCCGGGGGAAGCGCCGGTGGGGGCCGGCATCGGAGGGGTGCGTACCGAGCAGAGGACGAGGAGCGCGGCGACGACGACGGCCGCGGCCCCCGATAGGCGGCGGCCGATCCGCCGGGGAAAGAGCCGGCGTAGAATCAGAAAGAGAAGGAACGCGCCGAGGAAGAGCGCCCCGTCCACGGCGAGGCTCTTCGGGGCGAGCGCCCCGCCGGCGAGGCGGCGGTTCATCTCGAGGCCGGAGAAGACGAGGGCGGCGAGCGAGACGGAAAGGGCGAGCCGCGCGCCGCCGCTCCGGAGGAAGGGGAAGAGCGGCGCGATCAGCCCGAGCGCGCCGAATGGGACGGCGTAGGCGACCAGGGCGGTGAGGATCACGGCGATCGCCGCGCCTCCGGGGAAGGGGAGGTAGTTCGTCCATATCGTCCATGCGCCGATGAGGAGACCGAGAAAGACACCGAAGAGAAACCCCAGCGCCCGCCCCGTGATCCGTCCGTCTTCGTTCATATCCCCTCCGTGCCGGCGCGGCGGTCCGGTTCTACCGAGTATCGACCCTTTCGTCCACGGGCAGCACCACCCCTTCAACCGGCCCGCTCCGGCGTGATTCCACAATCTAATCTTAGTATTTTCCGGTGATTAGAGGCAACGGGAACCGGGGAAGGCTCGGGATCGCGGGGCGGCACGCGGCACGGACCACCCGACCGAATCCGGCATAGGCTGCATTTGTATATTTTCTATTTCGACAATGCGGATCGAAGGCTTATCATCGTGATCGTGAATCATAACGTCCTTTATGTTACATATAAACGGGGGGGAGGGGGGGCTCGGCAGCGCCGAGGCGTGACCGTCAGGATCACATGTCAAATGCCCGCATGACCCGATCTGATATACTGCCGGGGTGACGTGGATACCGTTGTCCGGGGTAAGCCGATTACCAGTTGGGCGATAAGGTGGAACAGTAAGGATGGAATCGCACCTTTCCGCGATGGCCGACTTGGAGTCATTCGACCCCGTAGTCTTCAGGGGAGACGACGAGGTCCCACAGGCCGTCTGTGATTTCGTCCTAGCTCTCGCTCTCGCATACAATGACCTCAGAGACCTACTTGAGCTTCACTTGGCTCTCAATGAACCGAAACCGACGGAGCTTGTGCCCTATACGAAGCAATACGGGGCGTTCCACGGCATCAACCACCATCTTTATCGTCTCATCGTGGGAATGCTGCACGAACTCATGAAGCTTGTCCGCAACCACCGTCAATCCACAGAACATCCCGTCTTCCAGGCGGTTGTCATGAGACTGCCGAAGAAGGTGCGATTAGACTGGGCGACACTCTCTTCTGTTGCCTCGGGACAGGAAAACGACGGGCGCCTTGGCAGGGCTCTTGCAGTAGTTCG
This genomic interval from Candidatus Eisenbacteria bacterium contains the following:
- a CDS encoding M48 family metallopeptidase, with protein sequence MNFFDHQERARRSTFRLLALFGLAVVSIIVGVYFAIRIMLRVAFTNPRTIVEIRPWWDPGCFVLVAAITVLFIGAVSLVRMRELGRSGGALALLLGGHPVPAAPIDTASRTLRNVVEEMAIASGLPPPEIYLLGGEEGINAFAAGHSPADAAVTLTRGALRRLSRDELQGVVAHEFSHILNGDMRMNLRIAGVLHGILAIGAVGRGLIQVFPGRHSGGRNKGGVPLVAVGGLVLILVGSIGTILGRMIQAAICRQREFLADSSAVQFTRNPEGIAGALKKIGGWKAGSRIENPKAEHAARLLFGEGRRVLFFGNLFATHPPLVERIQRIDPRFEGRFPRVLDGQAEEALASYPGLEEVVRSFRESPTVGVEPSSVIGTIGKPTAEHIALGAALLDRIPEPVREAVRAPEGALRVIVALLLSPDEGARRRQLAELGPLLGEGGAAETDRLAARLRELDPRSRLPLADIALPALRDLPLEKLSRAVGCVDALIAADEETTVFEFCLRKLLERRLRGAARETRAGRGERSIDPLLKEAAVLLGALASSGYPGDPEGAKAAFRAGSEKLVDPRRTSLPFSPDRPTDLAELGRALDRLAGASFPVKEKLIEAAAHTAFADHRVNLLEAELLRVVSVMLDAPLPPFLPEPTAD
- a CDS encoding GWxTD domain-containing protein, with protein sequence MRRALLVILVLLTALAAGTSRAIAGEKTRPDPSEDRFFSVILSEGQRLEYENLPAEQREAWRVRFWAERDPTPTTDENQRLEEHEKRVRGAILQFHDKNGEFVFDDRVRAWIRFGQPKNRESMPGEVVVHEGMRPPREFWLYDDMILWFEDRWLNGNFIEGLSTNVSSIASRDQYLREDTGWSVDEQLEFEESFNRFLEVNDIDVDPVLAQRMTDDGKRNFESLPEINDYDYGGAEEFRFLFDLNFLAGSGERTDLLIGFLIPLDKFDREVEEGREAARIQRRASISDADYRLVDRRVENLVHRFDPIEGGGGWVVTSDSFTVDPGVYHLALRVIDLRSKNHGILKTEVTAPDFGGGEARLSDLVFAAAVTRDERGEGAFLRRGFRIVPRPIRVYAPGEDVNVYFELYNLTLGPGGRGVYEITYTLYGSAVRRFSSLLQGSDEGMLEQGVSQTFESFADDRTVSRHISLDTNSLPPDRYTLIVDVTDKGSGSADRKTAQFVVQR
- a CDS encoding GWxTD domain-containing protein, encoding MKGAAIRLAPAVAVLLLSAASLRAGGVVNDPDPWEERFFSVILSEEERGDYLRLDGNRRDEWRRVFWAERDPTPTTEMNELELEHQRRVVRAIGDFRDDEDRFVWDDRARAAIRFDFPDRKDDFPDRDGARREIWRYGDMLLWFEDVDESGAYVQLLVPGGDGDEPALVSPRTGAVPDSRERLERAFDRLEIDRDRGGADAARGAERWRNAPVRYEFDPKEGDGIEFIVEPRAAAGVGGGDLLVSLFVPEGALSLEGRGEHRHARIEMRLAAWDEGYHLSASKEETRVLRDPALDGRAGFLVADSLVVPPGPCRVAVRLADRLSGNASSRTVSFDVPDFSGEEVRIGGPILATAIRRLSGGDGTILRRGNRIEPRPGGVFRADEKAYVYFEIYNLGIGRDERCHFKIVYRLEGEPGGEYSCKLGGDEGGKLRSGEEKRSRVMSRETVAERRVSLDLSSLPAGRYTLFVRVDDETTGGSAAIEAPFRVEVP
- a CDS encoding TlpA family protein disulfide reductase; the protein is MRRVPMHASLVYCALLAVCAVTAAAGTPQPAGISLGGAAPDFKLKNLSGEEVALSQKLAGGPVLIDFWATWCKPCLRALPGTEELHKKYADRGLTVLTVNVDSPRSSAKVRSYVKSKGYSFEVLLDANSEMMRLYHFKSIPQVFLVDADGTIAYSHLGYAPGNERRLAEEIEKLLDAGAGEESGADETDQS
- a CDS encoding T9SS type A sorting domain-containing protein; protein product: MKRAALILLAALVPVLAQAVDFDFTCSDNIKWGALNNTFQAKCYLTNNEATVQLFYVEKTEELPSFMWSAPLCVDGDCLAPNVMADTLSLDPSEVTEVGIYFNAFIDQGGAVVALRVEPLGVPAEAAAETLAAITNGVNVLLIDDDGAQATESYYIDALPAGTTYGRWIRSVEAPTAAVLGAIRKVIWFTGGESPTLNSTDRTILSTYFGTVNRKLFLCGQDIAYDLCDPSSPNYSTSACDFLEDVLRASYEADDAGTTDVTGDGTDPIGQDLSFSIAGGAGNQSSPDGISPAGIGNACFTYDGASLDGGVHWNDGTKRGVYLSFGLEGISSLTTRQTIMQRVFNYWSATVDVESGDPGAPARTALFENRPNPFNPATTLAFSVEREGRALVRIHDAAGRVVRTLLDRSVPAGPATVVWDGNDDSGAPAASGVYFARLTAGKASETRKITLIR